One Panicum virgatum strain AP13 chromosome 9K, P.virgatum_v5, whole genome shotgun sequence genomic region harbors:
- the LOC120651579 gene encoding mitochondrial carnitine/acylcarnitine carrier-like protein produces the protein MGDVVKDLTAGTVGGAANLVVGHPFDTIKVKLQSQPTPAPGQLPKYAGAIDAVKQTIAAEGLRGLYKGMGAPLATVAAFNALLFSVRGQMEALLRSEPGAPLTVKQQVVAGGGAGIAVSFLACPTELIKCRLQAQSSLAEAAAASGVALPKGPIDVAKHVVRDAGTRGLFKGLVPTMGREVPGNALMFGVYEAAKQYLAGGPDTSNLSIGSQILAGGLAGATFWLSVYPTDVVKSVIQVDDYKNPRYSGSLDAVRKIVGADGVKGLYKGFGPAMARSVPANAATFVAYEITRSALG, from the exons ATGGGGGACGTTGTGAAGGACTTGACAGCCGGGACCGTAGGAGGGGCTGCCAACCTGGTTGTTGGGCACCCATTCGACACCATCAAGGTGAAGCTTCAGAGCCAGCCCACCCCTGCTCCTGGCCAGCTCCCCAAGTATGCAGGCGCCATTGATGCTGTTAAGCAGACGATTGCGGCAGAAGGCCTGAGGGGATTGTACAAGGGAATGGGGGCACCTCTAGCCACTGTTGCGGCATTCAATGCTCTCTTATTCAGTGTGAGGGGGCAGATGGAGGCTCTCCTGAGGTCGGAACCTGGTGCGCCGCTGACTGTGAAGCAGCAGGTtgttgctggtggtggtgctggaatTGCAGTCTCATTCTTGGCATGTCCAACAGAACTGATCAAGTGCAG gttgcaagcacagaGTTCCTTAGCCGAGGCAGCTGCTGCCTCCGGCGTAGCTCTACCCAAAGGCCCGATCGATGTGGCAAAACATGTCGTCAGGGACGCTGGCACAAGAGGTCTCTTCAAGGGCCTTGTACCAACAATGGGCCGTGAGGTCCCTGGCAACGCGTTGATGTTTGGCGTGTATGAGGCTGCGAAGCAatacctcgccggcggccctgaCACGTCGAACCTCAGCATTGGATCCCAGATCCTGGCTGGTGGCCTCGCTGGTGCCACCTTCTGGCTGTCAGTGTACCCGACGGATGTGGTGAAGAGCGTGATCCAGGTGGACGACTACAAGAACCCACGGTACTCGGGGTCCCTGGACGCGGTGAGGAAGATCGTGGGTGCCGACGGCGTCAAGGGCCTGTACAAGGGGTTTGGACCAGCCATGGCGCGCAGCGTCCCTGCCAATGCTGCTACCTTCGTGGCGTACGAGATAACAAGATCGGCGCTCGGTTGA
- the LOC120651577 gene encoding mitochondrial carnitine/acylcarnitine carrier-like protein isoform X2: MVVDGLSECVVADRKIILPVMAGLEWFAHLTVIRWRWSSGAGDSDLMVVDWWPLLCWVVASGGERPSSARLPLLGPPLALCPCPPRSLNFIPSLSAYCFLFVCLGAEYLPCFLVLQVAALVGLGEPPAQWYVGGIQSRRWVRKRLSLHCRHRPPAPAAAAAPLLAQMGDVVKDLTAGTVGGAANLFVGHPFDTIKVKLQSQPTPAPGQLPKYAGAIDAVKQTIAAEGPRGLYKGMGAPLATVAAFNALLFTVRGQMEAVLRSEPGAPLTVGQQVVAGAGAGVAVSFLACPTELIKCRLQAQSSLAEAAAASGVAVPKGPIDVAKHVVRDAGARGLFKGLVPTLGREVPGNAVMFGVYEAAKQYLAGGPDTSGLGRGSQVLAGGLAGAALWLSVYPTDVVKSVIQVDDYRNPRYAGSLDALRKIVAADGVKGLYKGFGPAMARSVPANAATFVAYEITRSALG, encoded by the exons ATGGTCGTGGATGGATTGAGTGAGTGTGTGGTTGCTGATAGAAAAATAATACTGCCCGTGATGGCTGGTCTGGAGTGGTTTGCCCATCTGACGGTGATCCGATGGCGTTGGAGTAGTGGTGCTGGTGATAGTGATCTGatggtggtggactggtggccTTTGCTTTGTTGGGTTGTGGCGTCTGGTGGCGAGCGGCCCTCGTCAGCTCGTCTCCCTTTGCTCGGCCCACCATTGGCCTTGTGCCCTTGTCCCCCTCGCAGCCTGAATTTTATTCCCTCTCTATCTGCAtattgttttctttttgtttgtttgggaGCGGAATATCTCCCGTGCTTTTTGGTGCTCCAAGTTGCCGCTCTGGTTGGTTTGGGGGAGCCGCCAGCTCAGTGGTACGTGGGTGGAATCCAGTCGAGACGTTGGGTGCGGAAGAGGCTCAGCCTCCATTGCCGGcatcggccgccggcgccggcggccgccgcggctcctCTCCTTGCACAA ATGGGGGACGTTGTGAAGGACCTGACAGCCGGGACCGTAGGAGGGGCGGCCAACCTGTTTGTTGGGCACCCATTCGACACCATCAAGGTGAAGCTGCAGAGCCAGCCCACCCCTGCTCCTGGCCAGCTCCCCAAGTATGCAGGCGCCATCGATGCTGTCAAGCAGACGATCGCGGCTGAAGGGCCGAGGGGCCTGTACAAGGGAATGGGGGCACCTCTAGCCACTGTAGCGGCATTCAACGCTCTCCTGTTCACCGTCAGGGGCCAGATGGAGGCCGTGCTCCGCTCCGAGCCAGGCGCGCCGCTCACCGTCGGCCAGCaggtcgtcgccggcgccggcgcgggggtCGCCGTCTCGTTCCTGGCGTGCCCCACCGAGCTCATCAAGTGCAG GTTGCAAGCCCAGAGCTCCTTAGCCGAGGCAGCAGCCGCCTCCGGCGTGGCTGTACCCAAAGGCCCGATCGATGTGGCGAAGCACGTCGTCCGGGACGCCGGCGCGAGAGGCCTCTTCAAGGGCCTGGTGCCGACGCTGGGGCGCGAGGTCCCCGGCAACGCGGTGATGTTCGGCGTGTACGAGGCCGCGAAGCAgtacctcgccggcggccccgaCACGTCGGGCCTCGGCCGGGGGTCCCAGGTCCtggccggcggcctcgccggcgccgccctgtgGCTGTCGGTGTACCCGACGGACGTGGTGAAGAGCGTGATCCAGGTGGACGACTACCGGAACCCGCGGTACGCGGGGTCCCTGGACGCGCTGAGGAAGATCGTGGCGGCCGACGGCGTCAAGGGCCTGTACAAGGGGTTCgggccggccatggcgcgcaGCGTCCCTGCCAATGCCGCGACGTTCGTGGCGTACGAGATAACAAGATCGGCGCTCGGTTGA
- the LOC120651577 gene encoding mitochondrial carnitine/acylcarnitine carrier-like protein isoform X1, translating into MVVDGLSECVVADRKIILPVMAGLEWFAHLTVIRWRWSSGAGDSDLMVVDWWPLLCWVVASGGERPSSARLPLLGPPLALCPCPPRSLNFIPSLSAYCFLFVCLGAEYLPCFLVLQVAALVGLGEPPAQWYVGGIQSRRWVRKRLSLHCRHRPPAPAAAAAPLLAQQMGDVVKDLTAGTVGGAANLFVGHPFDTIKVKLQSQPTPAPGQLPKYAGAIDAVKQTIAAEGPRGLYKGMGAPLATVAAFNALLFTVRGQMEAVLRSEPGAPLTVGQQVVAGAGAGVAVSFLACPTELIKCRLQAQSSLAEAAAASGVAVPKGPIDVAKHVVRDAGARGLFKGLVPTLGREVPGNAVMFGVYEAAKQYLAGGPDTSGLGRGSQVLAGGLAGAALWLSVYPTDVVKSVIQVDDYRNPRYAGSLDALRKIVAADGVKGLYKGFGPAMARSVPANAATFVAYEITRSALG; encoded by the exons ATGGTCGTGGATGGATTGAGTGAGTGTGTGGTTGCTGATAGAAAAATAATACTGCCCGTGATGGCTGGTCTGGAGTGGTTTGCCCATCTGACGGTGATCCGATGGCGTTGGAGTAGTGGTGCTGGTGATAGTGATCTGatggtggtggactggtggccTTTGCTTTGTTGGGTTGTGGCGTCTGGTGGCGAGCGGCCCTCGTCAGCTCGTCTCCCTTTGCTCGGCCCACCATTGGCCTTGTGCCCTTGTCCCCCTCGCAGCCTGAATTTTATTCCCTCTCTATCTGCAtattgttttctttttgtttgtttgggaGCGGAATATCTCCCGTGCTTTTTGGTGCTCCAAGTTGCCGCTCTGGTTGGTTTGGGGGAGCCGCCAGCTCAGTGGTACGTGGGTGGAATCCAGTCGAGACGTTGGGTGCGGAAGAGGCTCAGCCTCCATTGCCGGcatcggccgccggcgccggcggccgccgcggctcctCTCCTTGCACAA cAGATGGGGGACGTTGTGAAGGACCTGACAGCCGGGACCGTAGGAGGGGCGGCCAACCTGTTTGTTGGGCACCCATTCGACACCATCAAGGTGAAGCTGCAGAGCCAGCCCACCCCTGCTCCTGGCCAGCTCCCCAAGTATGCAGGCGCCATCGATGCTGTCAAGCAGACGATCGCGGCTGAAGGGCCGAGGGGCCTGTACAAGGGAATGGGGGCACCTCTAGCCACTGTAGCGGCATTCAACGCTCTCCTGTTCACCGTCAGGGGCCAGATGGAGGCCGTGCTCCGCTCCGAGCCAGGCGCGCCGCTCACCGTCGGCCAGCaggtcgtcgccggcgccggcgcgggggtCGCCGTCTCGTTCCTGGCGTGCCCCACCGAGCTCATCAAGTGCAG GTTGCAAGCCCAGAGCTCCTTAGCCGAGGCAGCAGCCGCCTCCGGCGTGGCTGTACCCAAAGGCCCGATCGATGTGGCGAAGCACGTCGTCCGGGACGCCGGCGCGAGAGGCCTCTTCAAGGGCCTGGTGCCGACGCTGGGGCGCGAGGTCCCCGGCAACGCGGTGATGTTCGGCGTGTACGAGGCCGCGAAGCAgtacctcgccggcggccccgaCACGTCGGGCCTCGGCCGGGGGTCCCAGGTCCtggccggcggcctcgccggcgccgccctgtgGCTGTCGGTGTACCCGACGGACGTGGTGAAGAGCGTGATCCAGGTGGACGACTACCGGAACCCGCGGTACGCGGGGTCCCTGGACGCGCTGAGGAAGATCGTGGCGGCCGACGGCGTCAAGGGCCTGTACAAGGGGTTCgggccggccatggcgcgcaGCGTCCCTGCCAATGCCGCGACGTTCGTGGCGTACGAGATAACAAGATCGGCGCTCGGTTGA
- the LOC120651577 gene encoding mitochondrial carnitine/acylcarnitine carrier-like protein isoform X3, which translates to MGDVVKDLTAGTVGGAANLFVGHPFDTIKVKLQSQPTPAPGQLPKYAGAIDAVKQTIAAEGPRGLYKGMGAPLATVAAFNALLFTVRGQMEAVLRSEPGAPLTVGQQVVAGAGAGVAVSFLACPTELIKCRLQAQSSLAEAAAASGVAVPKGPIDVAKHVVRDAGARGLFKGLVPTLGREVPGNAVMFGVYEAAKQYLAGGPDTSGLGRGSQVLAGGLAGAALWLSVYPTDVVKSVIQVDDYRNPRYAGSLDALRKIVAADGVKGLYKGFGPAMARSVPANAATFVAYEITRSALG; encoded by the exons ATGGGGGACGTTGTGAAGGACCTGACAGCCGGGACCGTAGGAGGGGCGGCCAACCTGTTTGTTGGGCACCCATTCGACACCATCAAGGTGAAGCTGCAGAGCCAGCCCACCCCTGCTCCTGGCCAGCTCCCCAAGTATGCAGGCGCCATCGATGCTGTCAAGCAGACGATCGCGGCTGAAGGGCCGAGGGGCCTGTACAAGGGAATGGGGGCACCTCTAGCCACTGTAGCGGCATTCAACGCTCTCCTGTTCACCGTCAGGGGCCAGATGGAGGCCGTGCTCCGCTCCGAGCCAGGCGCGCCGCTCACCGTCGGCCAGCaggtcgtcgccggcgccggcgcgggggtCGCCGTCTCGTTCCTGGCGTGCCCCACCGAGCTCATCAAGTGCAG GTTGCAAGCCCAGAGCTCCTTAGCCGAGGCAGCAGCCGCCTCCGGCGTGGCTGTACCCAAAGGCCCGATCGATGTGGCGAAGCACGTCGTCCGGGACGCCGGCGCGAGAGGCCTCTTCAAGGGCCTGGTGCCGACGCTGGGGCGCGAGGTCCCCGGCAACGCGGTGATGTTCGGCGTGTACGAGGCCGCGAAGCAgtacctcgccggcggccccgaCACGTCGGGCCTCGGCCGGGGGTCCCAGGTCCtggccggcggcctcgccggcgccgccctgtgGCTGTCGGTGTACCCGACGGACGTGGTGAAGAGCGTGATCCAGGTGGACGACTACCGGAACCCGCGGTACGCGGGGTCCCTGGACGCGCTGAGGAAGATCGTGGCGGCCGACGGCGTCAAGGGCCTGTACAAGGGGTTCgggccggccatggcgcgcaGCGTCCCTGCCAATGCCGCGACGTTCGTGGCGTACGAGATAACAAGATCGGCGCTCGGTTGA
- the LOC120651578 gene encoding uncharacterized protein LOC120651578 — translation MDPLEVLPVRFHFGGEFDFDGHSLNYVRGRNALSHIERDKLSLPEFRGFLGDHVNLTAQGVVDFHWLPPGVDMSNGVRSLADDQSCRYMSDCIIVGEVAEVYAEIYKTVGAELVMWTCEPENNMLILGSPNKDYTMNNEDVGNNNSGDESVEGDGAGDSELEDSDYMQGDDDTSGDDEEANELLMNARIQRKNPTAVVAISRKAYIPDVLIHESGEENGSLDEFDPPMVDSSEEASYEDGDDGEGIRRKSRFIRYDSEAVFPNFCVGMTFSGRVQFKQALIKYGLATQRHLSFPKDEKDRIRAKCSWKGCPWFIFASNKTNSDRFQVKTFNNEHICPKRKDNRLVTGVRIADKYEHIIKPNPSWKLQNIKETVLLDMGVDVSLSKVKRAKAIVIRRIYESCRGEYAKIF, via the coding sequence ATGGACCCTTTGGAGGTACTGCCAGTAAGATTTCACTTTGGAGGCGAATTTGATTTTGATGGTCACTCATTGAACTATGTGCGAGGTAGAAATGCATTGTCACACATAGAGAGGGATAAGCTATCACTGCCAGAGTTTAGGGGTTTTCTTGGTGACCATGTCAATTTGACAGCACAGGGTGTAGTTGATTTTCATTGGCTGCCCCCCGGAGTTGATATGAGTAACGGTGTGCGGAGCTTAGCTGATGATCAGAGTTGCAGGTATATGTCTGATTGTATCATAGTGGGTGAAGTAGCTGAAGTTTATGCTGAGATATACAAGACTGTAGGTGCTGAATTAGTCATGTGGACGTGCGAACCAGAGAACAATATGCTAATTTTAGGTAGTCCAAATAAGGATTATACGATGAACAACGAAGATGTAGGAAATAACAATTCTGGTGATGAAAGCGTAGAGGGGGATGGAGCCGGTGATAGCGAGTTAGAAGATAGTGATTATATGCAAGGTGACGATGATACATCTGGAGATGATGAAGAAGCAAATGAATTATTGATGAATGCAAGGATCCAGAGAAAGAATCCAACCGCTGTTGTTGCAATATCTCGTAAAGCCTATATTCCTGATGTACTAATTCATGAAAGTGGTGAAGAAAATGGTTCTCTAGATGAATTTGATCCCCCAATGGTGGACTCAAGTGAAGAAGCTAGCTATGAGGATGGTGATGACGGTGAAGGAATCAGAAGAAAAAGCAGGTTTATAAGGTATGACAGTGAAGCTGTTTTTCCAAACTTTTGTGTTGGCATGACTTTCAGTGGCAGGGTGCAATTTAAGCAAGCCTTGATCAAGTATGGGTTGGCTACTCAAAGACACTTGAGTTTTCCTAAAGATGAGAAAGACAGGATTAGAGCAAAATGTTCATGGAAGGGCTGCCCCTGGTTCATATTTGCCTCTAACAAGACAAACAGTGATAGATTTCAGGTCAAGACATTCAATAATGAACACATTTGTCCCAAAAGAAAGGACAATAGATTAGTCACTGGAGTAAGAATAGCTGATAAGTATGAGCATATCATTAAACCAAACCCATCATGGAAGCTTCAGAACATCAAGGAGACTGTGTTGCTTGACATGGGTGTAGATGTGTCGCTATCAAAGGTCAAGAGAGCAAAGGCCATTGTGATCAGAAGGATATATGAGTCATGTAGAGGAGAGTACGCAAAAATATTTTGA